One Streptosporangium sp. NBC_01495 DNA window includes the following coding sequences:
- a CDS encoding substrate-binding and VWA domain-containing protein has translation MGGRHRTDELEDGYTPYKEPQPRRRRGGRGKVLVPLAGSVALAVLLGVAAFVVINRDRDGGCAGEALPLRITASPDIQPALSQIAERFNKAAHDVEGRCAAVTVAKGISATVASSFSGGKAAAMDVWVPDSKLWVTNLRARNQEVPEAGASIAHSPIVMVASSSVVPNLKKSFGEASWGGMINAANVANVDGPGRKVRVLVLDPSLNAAGLGALLAAAGVATASGAGEEQLVGALKSLSGSTSTVRDQDALLSSLGVQGSKAPLGISSEQGVWAFNKGKKPEVPAVPLYPAEGTINLDYPVVVTAKDAAVRKAAEAFQKELGSEASKKTLQDQGFRTPDGKSGKAISASAGFQAKAPQAIEPPDGKTVARMSQTWSRIKLGSRLLTLLDVSGTMALPVPGTGLTRMQAITRIAVEGMKLFPVKSELGLWEFSTHLNGRGVDYRETVPVGPLTQDINGALRRDVLNRRLIATRARSTGDTGLNDTLAAAYKQMTDEYQSDKINTVLILTDGAGNDDPDGGISNRQILKRLKDQFDPEKPVSVLIIAFGPDAPKGKRQMDALAKATAGDAYIAKDVLEVRKFFLEGMSRRLCAPNC, from the coding sequence GTGGGCGGACGTCACCGGACGGATGAACTCGAGGACGGCTACACCCCGTACAAGGAACCGCAGCCCAGACGCAGGCGCGGAGGGCGCGGCAAGGTGCTGGTTCCGCTGGCCGGGTCCGTCGCCCTCGCGGTGCTGCTCGGCGTCGCCGCGTTCGTGGTCATCAACCGCGACCGCGACGGCGGGTGCGCGGGCGAGGCGCTCCCGCTGCGGATCACCGCCTCCCCGGACATCCAGCCCGCCCTGTCCCAGATCGCCGAGCGTTTCAACAAGGCGGCTCACGACGTCGAGGGCAGGTGCGCCGCGGTCACGGTGGCCAAGGGCATCTCGGCGACCGTGGCCTCCTCCTTCAGCGGTGGCAAGGCCGCCGCGATGGACGTGTGGGTCCCCGACTCGAAGCTGTGGGTGACGAACCTGCGGGCGAGGAACCAGGAGGTGCCCGAGGCGGGCGCGTCCATCGCCCACTCCCCCATCGTCATGGTGGCCTCGAGCTCGGTGGTGCCGAACCTGAAGAAGAGCTTCGGCGAGGCCAGCTGGGGCGGCATGATCAACGCCGCCAACGTGGCCAACGTGGACGGCCCCGGCCGCAAGGTGCGCGTGCTCGTGCTGGACCCCTCGCTCAACGCCGCCGGGCTCGGCGCGCTCCTGGCCGCCGCCGGGGTGGCCACGGCCTCGGGGGCGGGCGAGGAGCAGCTGGTCGGCGCGCTCAAGAGCCTGTCGGGCTCGACGTCGACGGTCCGCGACCAGGACGCGCTGCTGTCCAGTCTCGGCGTCCAGGGCAGCAAGGCCCCGCTGGGCATCTCCTCGGAGCAGGGGGTCTGGGCGTTCAACAAGGGCAAGAAGCCCGAGGTTCCGGCCGTGCCGCTCTATCCGGCCGAGGGGACCATCAACCTCGACTACCCGGTGGTGGTCACCGCCAAGGACGCCGCCGTCCGCAAGGCCGCCGAGGCGTTCCAGAAGGAGCTCGGCAGCGAGGCGTCCAAGAAGACGCTGCAGGACCAGGGGTTCCGCACCCCGGACGGCAAGAGCGGCAAGGCGATCTCCGCCTCCGCCGGCTTCCAGGCCAAGGCCCCACAGGCGATCGAGCCGCCCGACGGCAAGACCGTCGCGAGGATGTCCCAGACCTGGTCCCGGATCAAGCTCGGTTCGAGGCTTCTCACCCTGCTGGACGTCTCGGGGACCATGGCCCTTCCCGTGCCGGGCACCGGCCTGACCCGGATGCAGGCGATCACCAGAATCGCCGTCGAGGGCATGAAGCTCTTCCCCGTCAAGAGCGAGCTGGGGCTGTGGGAGTTCTCCACCCATCTCAACGGCCGGGGTGTCGACTACCGCGAGACGGTTCCGGTGGGGCCGCTCACCCAGGACATCAACGGCGCCCTGCGCAGGGACGTGCTCAACCGGAGGCTGATCGCGACCCGGGCCAGGTCGACCGGCGACACCGGGCTCAACGACACCCTCGCCGCCGCCTACAAGCAGATGACCGACGAGTACCAGAGCGACAAGATCAACACGGTGCTGATCCTCACCGACGGGGCCGGCAACGACGATCCTGACGGCGGGATCAGCAACCGGCAGATCCTGAAGCGGCTCAAGGACCAGTTCGACCCGGAGAAGCCGGTGAGCGTCCTGATCATCGCCTTCGGCCCCGACGCCCCCAAGGGCAAGCGCCAGATGGACGCCCTGGCCAAGGCAACCGCCGGTGACGCGTACATCGCCAAGGACGTCCTGGAGGTCAGGAAGTTCTTCCTGGAGGGCATGTCGCGCCGGCTCTGCGCCCCCAACTGCTGA